One genomic region from Frateuria soli encodes:
- a CDS encoding DUF3147 family protein gives MAWLVTKYLITAAVVVLVSEGAKRSDRLGGLLGALPMVTILALIWLYVEHQPAQKIANHAWYTFWYVLPTLPMFLVFPALLPRLGFWFTLLACALITVACFGLFALAVRRFGIELL, from the coding sequence ATGGCCTGGCTGGTCACCAAGTACCTGATCACCGCCGCGGTGGTGGTGCTCGTCTCCGAGGGGGCGAAGCGGAGCGACCGGCTGGGCGGACTGCTCGGCGCGCTGCCGATGGTGACCATCCTCGCGCTGATCTGGCTTTACGTGGAGCACCAGCCGGCGCAGAAGATCGCGAACCACGCCTGGTACACCTTCTGGTACGTGCTGCCCACGCTGCCGATGTTCCTGGTCTTCCCGGCGCTGCTGCCGCGACTGGGTTTCTGGTTCACCCTGCTCGCCTGCGCCCTCATCACGGTGGCGTGCTTCGGCCTGTTCGCACTGGCCGTGCGACGGTTCGGGATCGAACTGCTCTAG
- a CDS encoding shikimate kinase yields the protein MNPSCNLFLIGPTGAGKTSIGRRLAAHYGLPFLDLDQEIERHCGVDVRCVFEIEGEAGFRQRESTLLDALSARAGVLLATGAGAVLDPVNRRRLAERGFVLWLDTTVEQQLERLARDTKRPLLAGEDRRGKLEAMAQVRGPLYREIADLRLPGEHEGVVTASERCLALLDQHWQRQQAA from the coding sequence ATGAACCCCTCGTGCAACCTGTTCCTGATCGGCCCGACCGGCGCCGGCAAGACGTCGATCGGTCGACGCCTCGCCGCGCATTATGGCCTGCCGTTCCTCGATCTCGACCAGGAGATCGAGCGCCACTGTGGGGTGGACGTGCGTTGCGTGTTCGAGATCGAGGGCGAGGCGGGCTTCCGCCAGCGCGAGAGCACCCTGCTCGATGCGCTCAGCGCACGCGCCGGCGTGCTGCTGGCCACCGGCGCCGGCGCCGTGCTCGATCCGGTCAATCGCCGGCGCCTGGCCGAGCGCGGTTTCGTGCTGTGGCTCGATACCACCGTGGAACAGCAGCTCGAACGCCTGGCGCGCGACACCAAGCGCCCGCTGCTGGCGGGCGAGGATCGCCGCGGCAAGCTCGAGGCGATGGCGCAAGTCCGCGGACCGCTCTACCGCGAGATCGCCGACCTTCGCCTGCCGGGCGAGCACGAGGGCGTGGTGACCGCGAGCGAGCGTTGCCTCGCCCTGCTCGACCAGCACTGGCAACGGCAACAGGCGGCATGA
- the rimI gene encoding ribosomal protein S18-alanine N-acetyltransferase — protein sequence MVAVARPRIEIRAMRREDVAAVSAIENASYEFPWSSGIFSDCLKAGHPCWVLSCEGDVAGYGILSVAAGEAHVLNLCIGPDWRGRGLGRHLLGRLLDVARWSGAERVFLEVRPSNPVAKQLYESVGFREIGRRPRYYPAKGGREDAIVMALDREPASP from the coding sequence ATGGTGGCGGTGGCGCGCCCGCGCATCGAGATACGCGCGATGCGGCGCGAGGACGTTGCCGCGGTCAGCGCGATCGAGAATGCGTCCTACGAGTTCCCGTGGTCGTCCGGGATCTTCAGCGACTGCCTGAAGGCCGGGCATCCGTGCTGGGTCCTGTCCTGCGAGGGCGACGTGGCCGGTTACGGCATCCTCTCGGTGGCGGCCGGCGAAGCACACGTGCTCAACCTGTGCATCGGTCCGGACTGGCGCGGGCGCGGCCTGGGCCGACACCTGCTCGGCCGGCTGCTCGACGTGGCGCGCTGGAGCGGCGCCGAGCGGGTGTTCCTTGAGGTGCGCCCGTCCAATCCGGTGGCAAAGCAGCTCTACGAATCGGTCGGTTTCAGGGAAATCGGCAGGCGCCCGCGTTACTATCCGGCCAAGGGCGGACGCGAAGACGCCATCGTGATGGCGCTGGACCGCGAGCCGGCGTCTCCCTGA
- the pssA gene encoding CDP-diacylglycerol--serine O-phosphatidyltransferase — MSENTPVRAPRHRGIYLLPNLFTTAAMFAGYYAVVASIGHRFTEAAIAVFVAAVLDGMDGRVARLTGTQSEFGVQYDSLSDLVSFGLAPSLVMYNWSLSSLRDFGPVWGKIGWAAAFLYAACGALRLARFNTQVGVIDKRYFQGLASPAAAAVCMSYVWSVEKFRAEGWAVTGPQLCFVTLVMAVVVGLLMVSRFRYYSFKSLPMGERDRVPFLWVLAAVLILVPFLIDPPRVLFVVSTLYLLSGPAVTLWGRAAHRRRTRRARP; from the coding sequence ATGAGCGAGAACACGCCAGTCCGCGCACCCCGCCACCGGGGCATCTACCTGCTGCCGAACCTGTTCACCACGGCGGCGATGTTCGCCGGCTATTACGCGGTGGTGGCAAGCATCGGGCACCGTTTTACCGAGGCTGCGATCGCGGTCTTCGTGGCGGCCGTGCTGGATGGCATGGACGGACGCGTGGCACGCCTGACCGGCACCCAGAGCGAGTTCGGCGTGCAGTACGACTCGCTGTCGGACCTGGTCAGCTTCGGCCTGGCACCTTCGCTGGTGATGTACAACTGGTCGCTGTCCTCGCTGCGCGACTTCGGGCCGGTGTGGGGCAAGATCGGCTGGGCTGCGGCCTTCCTCTACGCCGCTTGCGGCGCGCTGCGCCTGGCCCGCTTCAACACGCAGGTGGGGGTGATCGACAAGCGCTACTTCCAGGGCCTGGCCAGTCCGGCAGCGGCGGCGGTGTGCATGTCGTACGTGTGGAGCGTCGAGAAATTCCGTGCCGAGGGGTGGGCCGTCACCGGCCCGCAGCTGTGCTTCGTCACGCTGGTGATGGCGGTGGTGGTGGGCCTGCTGATGGTCAGCCGTTTCCGCTACTACAGCTTCAAGTCGCTGCCGATGGGCGAACGCGACCGCGTGCCGTTCCTGTGGGTGCTGGCGGCGGTGCTGATCCTGGTGCCCTTCCTGATCGACCCGCCGCGGGTGCTGTTCGTGGTGTCCACGCTCTATCTCCTCTCCGGTCCGGCGGTGACCCTGTGGGGCCGCGCCGCGCATCGCCGACGGACCCGCCGCGCCAGGCCATGA
- a CDS encoding proline--tRNA ligase encodes MRLSHFHLATVKEVPADAEIASHRLMLRAGMIRKLASGLYTWTPLGLRVLRKVENVVREEMNRAGAIELLMPAVQPKELWEETGRWEKFGGQLLKIRDRKEQEFCFGPTHEEVITDFARNELKSYKQLPVNFYQIQTKFRDEIRPRFGVMRAREFLMKDAYSFHLSSESLGDTYGAMYRAYSRIFERLGLSFRAVQADTGAIGGNASHEFQVLADSGEDAIAFSDGSDYAANIEKAEALAPAIERPAPQAPLKRVDTPTQKTIAEVSAFLGVPPRQCVKTLLLRGRYGLVALCLRGDHEINEVKAGKLAELTDEPVLASEEEILAATGTRPGFIGPVGLPDTIPVIVDRSAAVLADFICGGNADGTHYTGANWERDARITRVEDIRQVVEGDPSPDGHGTLHLARGIEVGHIFQLGQKYAQALGATVLDDQGKAQVMMMGCYGIGVSRIVAAAIEQSHDEAGIIWPETMAPWRVAVCIINPKNLPEVRAAAENLYGKLEERGIETVLDDRGLRPGQMFADLELIGIPHRVVVSERGLAAGTLEYRRRAESENRAITEDELFTLLAQE; translated from the coding sequence ATGCGCCTCAGCCATTTCCACCTGGCCACCGTCAAGGAAGTACCCGCCGACGCCGAAATCGCCAGCCATCGGCTGATGTTGCGCGCCGGCATGATCCGCAAGCTCGCCTCCGGCCTCTACACGTGGACGCCGCTAGGCCTGCGCGTGCTGCGCAAGGTCGAGAACGTCGTGCGCGAGGAAATGAACCGCGCCGGTGCGATCGAATTGCTGATGCCTGCGGTGCAGCCGAAGGAACTGTGGGAAGAGACCGGCCGCTGGGAAAAGTTCGGCGGCCAGTTGCTCAAGATCAGGGATCGCAAGGAACAGGAATTCTGTTTCGGCCCGACCCACGAGGAAGTCATTACGGACTTCGCGCGCAATGAGCTGAAGAGCTACAAACAGTTGCCCGTCAACTTCTATCAGATCCAGACCAAGTTCCGCGACGAGATCCGTCCGCGCTTCGGCGTGATGCGCGCGCGCGAGTTCCTGATGAAGGACGCCTACTCCTTCCATCTTTCGTCCGAGTCACTGGGCGATACCTACGGCGCGATGTACCGGGCCTATTCGCGCATTTTCGAACGACTGGGCCTTTCGTTCCGCGCAGTGCAGGCGGACACCGGGGCGATCGGCGGCAATGCCAGCCACGAGTTCCAGGTGCTGGCCGATTCGGGCGAGGATGCGATCGCATTTTCCGATGGCTCCGATTACGCCGCCAATATCGAAAAGGCCGAAGCGCTCGCACCGGCTATCGAGCGTCCTGCCCCGCAGGCACCACTCAAGCGGGTGGATACGCCGACGCAGAAAACGATCGCCGAGGTAAGCGCGTTCCTGGGCGTGCCGCCCCGGCAGTGCGTCAAGACCCTGCTGTTACGCGGGCGCTATGGGCTGGTCGCGCTGTGCCTGCGCGGCGACCACGAGATAAACGAGGTCAAGGCCGGCAAGCTGGCCGAATTGACGGACGAGCCGGTGCTGGCCTCCGAGGAAGAGATTCTCGCCGCGACCGGCACGCGACCGGGCTTCATCGGCCCGGTCGGCCTGCCCGACACAATTCCGGTCATCGTCGACCGCAGTGCCGCGGTACTTGCCGATTTCATCTGCGGCGGCAATGCCGACGGCACCCATTACACCGGCGCCAACTGGGAACGCGATGCGCGCATTACCCGCGTGGAAGACATCCGCCAGGTGGTCGAGGGCGATCCTTCGCCCGACGGGCACGGCACCCTGCACCTGGCCCGCGGCATCGAGGTCGGTCACATTTTCCAGTTGGGGCAGAAATACGCGCAGGCGCTTGGTGCCACGGTGCTGGATGACCAGGGCAAGGCCCAGGTGATGATGATGGGGTGCTACGGCATCGGCGTGAGCCGCATCGTGGCCGCGGCGATCGAACAGTCCCATGACGAGGCGGGCATTATCTGGCCCGAGACCATGGCGCCCTGGCGCGTGGCGGTCTGCATCATCAATCCCAAGAACCTGCCCGAGGTGCGCGCGGCGGCTGAAAACCTCTATGGGAAGCTCGAGGAACGCGGCATAGAAACGGTGCTGGATGACCGCGGGCTGCGCCCCGGCCAGATGTTTGCCGACCTGGAATTGATCGGCATTCCGCACCGGGTGGTGGTCAGCGAGCGTGGACTGGCTGCCGGCACGCTCGAATACCGGCGCCGTGCAGAATCGGAAAACCGTGCCATTACCGAGGACGAATTGTTCACGCTGCTGGCGCAAGAGTAA
- the aroB gene encoding 3-dehydroquinate synthase, with protein MNEADTQTIEVALGARRYPVWIGRGLLGDSARWRARLRGRHALVISNTTVAPLYLDRVARGLEGLRWSSFLLEDGEAHKNFGNAGRALEALAALGATRDACVIALGGGVVGDLAGFAAACWMRGIDFIQMPTTLLAMVDSSVGGKTGVNMPAGKNLVGAFHQPRAVVADIDTLATLPDREYRAGLAEVVKGAAIGDTDFFGWLETNADALARRETATLVEAIARKVRYKAGVVARDETEQGERALLNLGHTFGHALETAGRYAVLLHGEAVAIGMVLAARLSERLGMASAAETTRLRQLLDRLGLPVALPEGMAPEHLLELMHLDKKNTAGTLRLILWRGIGKAEIVAGVDEAAVLKTLAEATSDHALSGRTIHP; from the coding sequence ATGAACGAAGCGGACACCCAGACGATCGAGGTCGCGCTCGGCGCGCGGCGCTACCCGGTGTGGATCGGCCGCGGCCTGTTGGGCGACAGTGCCCGCTGGCGCGCGCGCCTGCGTGGGCGCCATGCGCTGGTGATCAGCAACACCACCGTGGCGCCGCTCTACCTCGATCGCGTCGCGCGGGGGCTCGAAGGCCTGCGCTGGTCGAGCTTCCTGCTCGAGGACGGCGAGGCGCACAAGAACTTCGGCAACGCGGGTCGTGCACTGGAAGCGCTCGCCGCGCTGGGCGCCACCCGCGACGCCTGCGTGATCGCACTGGGCGGCGGGGTCGTCGGCGACCTGGCCGGTTTCGCGGCGGCATGCTGGATGCGCGGCATCGATTTTATCCAGATGCCGACCACGCTGCTGGCGATGGTCGACTCCTCGGTCGGCGGCAAGACCGGCGTGAACATGCCCGCCGGCAAGAATCTGGTCGGCGCCTTCCACCAGCCGCGCGCGGTGGTCGCCGACATCGATACCCTGGCCACCCTGCCCGACCGCGAATACCGCGCGGGCCTGGCCGAGGTGGTGAAGGGCGCGGCGATCGGCGACACGGACTTCTTCGGCTGGCTGGAGACGAACGCCGACGCCCTCGCTCGTCGCGAGACTGCCACGCTGGTGGAGGCCATCGCGCGCAAGGTCCGCTACAAGGCCGGCGTGGTCGCGCGTGACGAGACCGAGCAGGGCGAACGCGCGCTGCTCAACCTTGGCCACACCTTCGGCCACGCGCTGGAAACCGCCGGACGCTACGCGGTCTTGCTGCACGGAGAGGCTGTCGCCATCGGCATGGTGCTGGCCGCACGTCTGTCCGAGCGCCTGGGCATGGCCAGCGCCGCCGAGACCACGCGCTTGCGGCAGCTGCTCGATCGCCTCGGCCTGCCTGTTGCCCTGCCCGAAGGGATGGCGCCGGAGCACTTACTCGAGCTGATGCATCTGGACAAGAAGAACACCGCCGGCACGCTGCGGCTGATCCTCTGGCGCGGGATCGGCAAGGCCGAGATCGTGGCGGGCGTCGACGAAGCGGCCGTGTTGAAAACGTTGGCCGAAGCCACCTCCGACCACGCACTATCCGGCCGAACGATCCACCCGTAG
- a CDS encoding valine--tRNA ligase → MDKSFEPGQIEPKWYAHWEKRGAFKPTGQGEPYCILLPPPNVTGTLHMGHAFQQTVMDMLIRYQRMRGMNTLWQVGTDHAGIATQKIVENQLAAEGVSRHDLGREPFVERVWKWKEESGSTITNQMRRLGVAADWSRERFTMDEGLSAAVRKVFVEWYRAGLIYRGNRLVNWDPALGTAVSDLEVNNVERDGHMWSIRYMTTDGAGSVVVATTRPETMLGDVAVAVHPEDERYAHLIGATLHLPLTGRQIPVIADDYVDREFGTGCVKITPAHDFNDYAIGQRHKLEPINVFTLDAKVNDNAPEKYRGLDRYEARKAVLADLEAAGLLVEARPHKLQVPVSQRSDAVIEPMLTDQWFVDLTSGVLADGRPGGRTAITEPALEAVRSGAIRFVPENWTTTYTQWLENIQDWCISRQLWWGHRIPAWYDEGGNIFVGEDEADARRHATSKPVGELRQDEDVLDTWFSSALWPFSTLGWPMQGPVKNERGEVVANWEQDKLFLPSAVLVTGFDIIFFWVARMVMATLYFTKRVPFREVYINAIVRDAEGQKMSKSKGNTLDPLDLIDGIALEPLVEKSTRSLLIPQVREKVEKRIRKDYPQGIPSIGTDALRFTFAALASYSRTINFDIKRAEGYKAFCNKLWNAARFVLMNLPEGEQTASPAAVTEAERWILDRLKQTLAEVEEHFATYRFDLVAQALYEFVWNEYCDWFLELSKPALNGSDAQAAASTRHTLLVVLETVLRALHPVIPFITEEIWQAVAPRLGIGASSIMERPWPKAAELPTDEAASAEIEWTKSVLSGIRRIRSEMNIAPGKTIPLLFADGDAQDRSRVAKFAAQIAFLARTDAPQWIEPGAGEPAAAAAVVGSLRVLIPLAGLIDLTAEKARLAKEIARIEGEIRKCEGKLGNANFVANAPAEVVAQERQRIVDWGTQLDALREQARKLG, encoded by the coding sequence ATGGACAAGAGTTTCGAACCCGGCCAGATCGAACCGAAGTGGTATGCGCACTGGGAAAAGCGCGGCGCGTTCAAGCCCACCGGCCAGGGCGAGCCCTACTGCATCCTGCTGCCGCCGCCGAACGTGACCGGCACGCTGCACATGGGCCACGCCTTCCAGCAGACCGTGATGGACATGCTGATCCGCTACCAGCGCATGCGCGGCATGAACACGCTGTGGCAGGTCGGCACTGACCACGCCGGCATCGCGACGCAGAAGATCGTCGAGAACCAGCTCGCCGCCGAGGGCGTGAGCCGGCACGATCTGGGCCGCGAACCGTTCGTCGAGCGGGTGTGGAAGTGGAAGGAGGAATCCGGATCCACCATCACCAACCAGATGCGCCGGCTGGGCGTGGCTGCCGACTGGTCGCGCGAGCGCTTCACCATGGACGAGGGGCTCTCGGCCGCGGTGCGCAAGGTGTTCGTCGAGTGGTACCGCGCGGGCCTGATCTACCGCGGCAACCGGCTGGTGAACTGGGATCCGGCGCTGGGCACGGCGGTGTCGGACCTGGAGGTGAACAACGTCGAGCGTGACGGCCACATGTGGTCGATCCGCTACATGACCACCGACGGCGCCGGCTCGGTGGTGGTCGCCACCACGCGCCCGGAGACCATGCTGGGCGACGTGGCGGTCGCCGTGCACCCCGAAGACGAGCGCTACGCGCATCTGATCGGCGCGACCCTGCATTTGCCGCTGACCGGCCGACAGATCCCGGTGATCGCCGACGACTACGTCGACCGCGAGTTCGGCACCGGCTGCGTGAAGATCACCCCGGCGCACGACTTCAACGACTACGCCATCGGCCAGCGCCACAAGCTGGAGCCGATCAACGTCTTCACCCTCGACGCGAAGGTCAACGACAACGCCCCGGAGAAATACCGCGGGCTGGACCGCTACGAGGCGCGCAAGGCGGTGCTGGCCGACCTGGAAGCCGCGGGCCTGCTGGTCGAGGCCAGGCCGCACAAGCTGCAGGTGCCGGTGAGCCAGCGCTCGGACGCGGTGATCGAGCCGATGCTGACCGACCAGTGGTTCGTCGACCTCACCTCCGGGGTGCTGGCCGACGGCCGCCCGGGTGGTCGCACCGCGATCACCGAGCCGGCGTTGGAGGCGGTGCGTTCGGGCGCGATCCGCTTCGTGCCGGAAAACTGGACCACGACCTACACGCAGTGGCTGGAGAACATCCAGGACTGGTGCATCAGCCGCCAGCTCTGGTGGGGCCACCGCATCCCGGCGTGGTACGACGAGGGCGGCAACATCTTCGTCGGCGAGGACGAAGCCGACGCGCGCCGTCATGCCACCAGCAAGCCGGTGGGCGAACTTCGCCAGGACGAGGACGTGCTCGACACGTGGTTCTCCTCCGCGCTGTGGCCTTTCTCCACGCTGGGCTGGCCGATGCAGGGCCCGGTGAAGAACGAGCGCGGCGAGGTGGTCGCCAACTGGGAGCAGGACAAGCTGTTCCTGCCCAGCGCGGTACTGGTCACCGGCTTCGACATCATCTTCTTCTGGGTCGCGCGCATGGTGATGGCGACCCTGTATTTCACGAAACGGGTGCCCTTCCGCGAGGTCTACATCAACGCCATCGTGCGCGATGCCGAAGGCCAGAAGATGTCCAAGTCCAAGGGCAACACGCTGGACCCGCTGGACCTGATCGACGGCATCGCGCTGGAGCCGCTGGTGGAGAAATCCACCCGCTCGCTGCTGATCCCGCAGGTGCGCGAGAAGGTGGAAAAGCGCATCCGCAAGGATTATCCGCAGGGTATCCCCTCGATCGGCACGGACGCGCTGCGCTTCACCTTCGCCGCGCTGGCCAGCTACAGCCGCACGATCAACTTCGACATCAAGCGTGCCGAGGGCTACAAGGCGTTCTGCAACAAGCTGTGGAACGCGGCGCGCTTCGTGCTGATGAACCTGCCCGAGGGCGAACAGACTGCTTCCCCGGCCGCGGTCACCGAGGCCGAGCGCTGGATCCTGGACCGCCTCAAGCAGACGCTGGCGGAGGTCGAGGAGCACTTCGCCACCTACCGATTCGACCTGGTGGCGCAGGCGCTGTACGAATTCGTGTGGAACGAGTACTGCGACTGGTTCCTGGAACTCTCCAAGCCCGCGCTCAACGGTAGCGACGCGCAGGCCGCCGCCTCCACGCGCCACACGCTGCTGGTGGTGCTGGAGACCGTACTGCGCGCCCTGCATCCGGTCATTCCGTTCATTACCGAGGAAATCTGGCAGGCAGTGGCGCCGCGGCTGGGCATCGGGGCGTCCAGCATCATGGAGCGGCCGTGGCCGAAGGCCGCCGAACTGCCGACGGACGAGGCCGCGAGCGCCGAGATCGAATGGACCAAGTCGGTGCTTTCGGGCATCCGCCGCATCCGCTCGGAAATGAACATCGCACCCGGCAAGACCATACCGCTGCTGTTTGCCGACGGCGACGCGCAGGATCGCTCGCGCGTGGCCAAGTTCGCCGCGCAGATCGCCTTCCTCGCCCGCACCGACGCACCGCAGTGGATCGAGCCCGGCGCCGGGGAGCCGGCTGCGGCCGCCGCGGTGGTCGGCAGCCTGCGCGTGCTGATCCCGCTGGCCGGGCTGATCGACCTCACAGCGGAGAAGGCGCGCCTGGCCAAGGAAATCGCGCGCATCGAGGGCGAGATCAGGAAGTGCGAGGGCAAGCTGGGCAACGCCAACTTCGTCGCCAACGCGCCGGCCGAGGTCGTGGCGCAGGAGCGCCAGCGTATCGTGGACTGGGGCACGCAGCTGGACGCGCTGCGGGAGCAGGCGCGCAAACTCGGCTGA
- a CDS encoding DUF4124 domain-containing protein, which yields MRRLPLVLVLLLLAPAVAAQVYKWTDSRGTVHYSETPPPQGTRYKRINTNGMEQPAAPAPAAKSDAVATKPAPAGTGGLPNTPENRAKLCTSLKANLDLLKGKEGVMLEQDGKSVPLDETQRNQQIALAEQQYQQFCGQ from the coding sequence ATGCGCCGCTTGCCCCTGGTCCTCGTGTTGCTTCTGCTCGCGCCCGCGGTCGCCGCGCAGGTGTACAAGTGGACCGATTCGCGCGGCACCGTGCACTACTCCGAGACGCCGCCTCCGCAGGGCACCCGGTACAAGCGCATCAATACCAATGGCATGGAACAGCCGGCCGCGCCGGCGCCTGCCGCCAAATCCGACGCCGTTGCCACCAAGCCGGCGCCTGCAGGCACCGGTGGCCTGCCCAATACGCCGGAAAATCGCGCCAAGCTCTGCACCTCGCTGAAGGCCAATCTGGACCTGCTCAAGGGGAAGGAGGGCGTGATGCTCGAACAGGACGGCAAGTCGGTGCCGCTGGATGAGACCCAGCGCAACCAGCAGATTGCGCTGGCCGAACAGCAGTACCAGCAGTTCTGCGGCCAATAG
- a CDS encoding DUF4328 domain-containing protein gives MVGAFVLLTLAVLGVMAYGLQLLQQGIDSGITTALQDKLAGAGWLQLNLFRLQLVLMLACYIWAGCWVYRMACNVRALGARGLDDSPGWAVGWYAVPVMNLVRPLRAMTQIWLGSQAPARWQKLGTPSLLRVWWVFWIAGNFSYWFVTQYLRPEHTFEGLHTQQVLLLCGQGLNLCAAALFLLVVTRLTRMQVEQHEHQQATPAIHASSLADAFVA, from the coding sequence GTGGTCGGAGCCTTCGTCCTGCTCACGCTGGCGGTCCTGGGCGTGATGGCCTACGGGCTGCAACTGCTCCAGCAGGGCATCGACAGCGGGATCACCACTGCGCTGCAGGACAAGCTGGCGGGCGCCGGCTGGCTGCAGCTGAACCTGTTCCGCCTGCAACTGGTGCTCATGCTGGCCTGCTACATCTGGGCCGGCTGCTGGGTATACCGGATGGCCTGCAACGTGCGGGCGCTCGGAGCCCGTGGCCTGGACGACTCGCCCGGCTGGGCGGTCGGCTGGTACGCGGTGCCGGTCATGAACCTGGTGCGGCCACTGCGCGCGATGACCCAGATCTGGCTGGGTTCCCAGGCACCGGCACGCTGGCAGAAGCTCGGTACGCCGTCGTTGCTGCGTGTCTGGTGGGTGTTCTGGATCGCGGGCAACTTCTCCTACTGGTTCGTCACGCAGTATCTGCGGCCCGAGCACACGTTCGAGGGGCTGCATACCCAGCAGGTGCTGTTGCTCTGCGGGCAGGGTCTGAACCTGTGCGCGGCCGCCCTGTTCCTGCTGGTCGTGACGCGCCTGACCCGCATGCAGGTGGAACAGCACGAGCACCAGCAGGCGACGCCTGCGATACACGCATCGTCGCTGGCCGACGCCTTCGTGGCGTAG
- the hemE gene encoding uroporphyrinogen decarboxylase — MTAPLKNDRFLRALRREPTDTTPIWVMRQAGRYLPEYRATRERAGSFMGLAQNPEFACEVTLQPLERFDLDAAILFSDILTIPDAMGLGLSFAHGEGPQFARPVRSAADVAALSVPDMDGELRYVMDAVRLIRRELDGRVPLIGFSGSPWTLACYMVEGHGSRDFATLKAMCWSEPKLAHQLLDTLAQSVAAYLLAQAAAGAQALMVFDTWGGLLGPAPFREFSLRYMNLVVAALKADRNARDLPVILFSKGAHLHLAEMAGSGCAALGVDWTIDLGDARRAVAGKVALQGNLDPAVLRSNPEVVRREARAVMDSYGNHPGHVFNLGHGITPEVDPDHVKVLVDEVHAYGRQLRAG; from the coding sequence ATGACCGCCCCCCTGAAGAACGACCGCTTCCTGCGCGCGCTGCGCCGGGAACCTACCGACACCACGCCGATCTGGGTGATGCGCCAGGCCGGCCGCTACCTGCCCGAGTACCGTGCCACGCGCGAGCGCGCCGGCAGCTTCATGGGGCTGGCGCAGAATCCCGAGTTCGCCTGTGAGGTGACGCTGCAGCCGCTGGAGCGCTTCGACCTCGATGCGGCGATCCTTTTCTCGGACATCCTGACCATCCCGGATGCGATGGGCCTGGGCCTTTCTTTCGCGCACGGCGAGGGTCCGCAGTTCGCCCGTCCCGTGCGCAGCGCCGCCGACGTCGCGGCGCTGTCGGTGCCCGACATGGACGGCGAGCTGCGTTACGTGATGGATGCGGTGCGACTGATCCGGCGCGAACTCGACGGACGCGTGCCGCTGATCGGTTTCTCCGGCAGCCCATGGACGCTGGCCTGCTACATGGTCGAAGGTCACGGCTCGCGCGACTTCGCCACGCTCAAGGCGATGTGCTGGAGCGAGCCGAAGCTCGCCCACCAGCTGCTCGACACGCTGGCGCAGTCGGTCGCCGCCTACCTCCTCGCGCAGGCGGCCGCCGGCGCACAGGCGCTGATGGTTTTCGACACCTGGGGCGGCCTGCTCGGCCCTGCGCCGTTCCGCGAGTTTTCGCTGCGCTACATGAACCTAGTCGTGGCTGCCCTTAAGGCCGACCGGAACGCCCGCGATCTGCCGGTGATCCTGTTCTCCAAGGGCGCGCACCTGCACCTGGCCGAGATGGCCGGCTCCGGTTGCGCCGCGCTCGGCGTGGACTGGACGATCGACCTCGGCGATGCGCGCCGCGCGGTGGCCGGCAAGGTTGCCCTGCAGGGCAACCTAGACCCGGCCGTGTTGCGCTCCAACCCGGAGGTCGTTCGCCGCGAGGCACGCGCCGTCATGGACAGCTACGGCAACCATCCCGGCCACGTCTTCAATCTCGGCCACGGCATTACGCCGGAGGTCGATCCGGATCACGTCAAGGTGCTGGTGGACGAGGTGCACGCCTACGGCCGCCAGCTGCGCGCGGGCTAG
- a CDS encoding WGR domain-containing protein — MRLYLQTMPASAEAPRYVQIVLEQDLLGGWTLYRESGTQGGKATLKREQFLERDAAIAAFEKTRDAQLKRGFRVMFAQGLDGPHGR, encoded by the coding sequence ATGCGCCTCTACCTGCAAACCATGCCCGCCTCGGCCGAAGCGCCGCGCTACGTGCAGATCGTGCTCGAGCAGGACCTGCTCGGCGGCTGGACGCTGTACCGCGAAAGCGGCACGCAGGGTGGCAAGGCCACGCTCAAGCGCGAGCAGTTCCTCGAGCGCGACGCGGCCATCGCAGCGTTCGAGAAGACGCGTGATGCGCAGTTGAAGCGCGGCTTCCGCGTGATGTTCGCCCAGGGCCTGGACGGCCCGCATGGACGCTGA